In Astyanax mexicanus isolate ESR-SI-001 chromosome 7, AstMex3_surface, whole genome shotgun sequence, the genomic stretch agcaacatcatcacagttcccctccccgcatcgcgtaggcagggttcattatagcaaaaatgtatataattaaacAGTTTGGAAGACACAATAAGTGCAACCACAATTATAAAAGTTACATCACTCACTAGTATAATAATTTGGCTCATCTGGCTTTTAAAGCTGCAAAGTAATTAATCCCCCTCTGACCAGTTCCCTGTCCATGGAGAGCATGGCCAGTGTATTCAGTCGTGGGTCAGGCGCTCAACTCAACGCTAATTGATCTATAATATtcagaggcaggactggctgtccaGAACAGTCACAGATGCATAAGCTTAACGAAGAAGTATAAATTTGCCTTAAGACGCATCTGTACATGATTgtaatcacatttcaaaccaccCCCAAATGTAGTTTGGATCCAATTTTCAAAAATAAACAGGATTTTATGTAGTTCCTTGCTGCCTAGTCTTTCAAAAAATCAGTCTAGACACTAGACTCTAGatatgtgaaaatgtgttttttatgctGGCAGTCTGAATATAGCCTCTGATATGGAACGTCatctacaaaaataaaaaaaataaaaaaaaaataaagttcaacaacaaaacatttaaaatacatgacATATATTTTTCTGGAGGTTTAACTTGCTGAGGCACCACAAGAGACTTGAGCTCTCAGATAACTTGTAACCGAGGTCTCAAACCTTAATTAGCTTGTTAGGGCTATGGCTTGTTTTTTAGTCATTGTTAGGAAAAGCCAAGTGATGCAACTTTTTACTTAAAACAATCGGCAGCCACAAATTTCTCTGAGCAGCTGCCTAACCCTCTACATATTATAAAAACTGATGTGTGTtgactggatatttctggttggtggactttTCACAGtctgagttgccaggtttgcggttttcccGCAAAACTGGGCTTGTTTAAAAATCCTGTCATGGGtaaaaattcaggggtggcgggaatgtgttttttttttgggctacttttaaaaattacagtggtcgccaaataagtaaaaaatgggtgttgccttggatgttacgTCAACATGGCGGGCAAACGTGTACAAGTCAACACTATTATCAATCAACAattaaacgagagagagagagagagagagagagagagagagacagagagagagaaatcacaaggcgataaaaaatgttaaagaggagagaagagagttcaggaggggaaAGAACAGAAATAAGTTAGAAAAAgtaagtcctttttttttttgcaaattatgtTACTATTGAATGTTCTTAACTGggaaataaaactgttataactaaactaataaaacactaatgttacaatattagtAATCACTTCAGAATAAATAACCAATAGCAGATAATAAATGccttataaagaaaatataacacAAGTCGTACACTCAACaacatagttgttttgccatttgcttcaaaagTGTGACAGACATATTTTGGACTAGTTTAagcttttagacttttagactgATTTTCTGCTGGATaattttgttggacctggcaaccctgttcATAGTCCAATagtgacactaaggtgtttaaaaactccagcagcactgccgtatCAGATTCACTTGTGCCaaataacacaccaccaccatgtttgccagtgtcactgcagtgctgctctGCAAAgctgtggtggtcctgaccattaaagaaacagggaaaaaggaggataataaagtacagagaaacagacacactACAACTGAAAAGTGTGTCACAGGTTTATCTTACACACATTAAGGTCCTGGTCCTGTACACAAAAGGATTTGCATAAAAATCCCTCTTGATTTGATTCCAGGACAAGGCTTGAATTCACTTCCACTGCACAGCTCCATAAGCCGCTGCTGGGAGGTCAAAGTCTTTCAGGACAATTGAAGCAAGACTTGGATTTGTGGCCATCTAGTGGACAAAGATGGAGATTTAGGCCACTATAATATTATTAGAGTtcatttacagtggcttgcaaaagtattcataccccttgaacttttcaccTTTTGTCACCtcgaggtgggcgatatggtataccatgatatatcacaatatttcatagtattttcgtgataacaataatcttggcaatatgataaaacactgaataaaaaaaaattatttcaagaatacactactgcaacaaaatgataatttattattttggtaccactttaaaataagactacctttataaatggtttataaatggtttataattagtttattaatggttactaataatgttgtaaatgccttaaaaatcattaataatcagttataacacatacgtagaaagggcaacaatgacctgttgtttgccaaatagtgaacccacagccatctatatcagggatgggcaacttccgtgatggagagggccacatttttttcagcatgaccattggagggccacatgacctcgcacttcaaataattgaatatgaaaaacgctacaaatgattttcaataagaacaaattttatatgaatttatatctgtatgtttacagcaccaacatttatcaacaactattttctgcatattaatgcattttaatacggcaaaagacaaactgtttgcttaaaaaaagtgcaaaaaggaagtccttcatatcaaagaacaaaaagtttgcttaaaaaactgattgcaaatacagtagttcctctgtgtaaaataagttcattataacaagtccttcataagcaacaaggacaaaacatttgcttataaaagtgcaaaaggcatttgaactcatttataacaaagaacaaaaaagatttaaaaactgattgcaaatagctcattcaataatagcagaaaactagaccacagaggcccaacatttattgaagctaatgagagagctgtggtttggcctgctggctcacaatggactggatgtcaatgtcaattttcgtggttgtttggcagcgccctctagcggtcaaaagtagaattacgtttttttttttgttttgttttttaaattatgaaattatttttgatctattcgcgggccgcactgagtgatgacgagggccgtgtgcggaccccgggccgccagttgcccatccctgatctatattgttgccctttctacgtatgtgttataactgattattaatgatttttaaggcattagtaaccattaataaactaattgtaaaccatttataaaccctttataaaggtaatcttattttaaagtggtaccatttttttttatttattttattattgcatacagtatgatatggcacacctctaactgagatattaaaacagatcaaatttgtaacagaagtcaacgatccagaatgtcatgatacttataatgatgcactccaaatatctccttatatgcaggattaaagtaaaataaatgatactggacagacataaCATGTcttatagtagatatataatgagaaattagTACAatttgaatttttcttttgctaaaaacagcaaaagtagtaccctgatgtgataattaggggtgggtgatatgacacgatatttcagggtataatatcgttcacgatattccaaAATGTTGTCGATATTATTGCATTTGATTCGATACAGCACACCACTAAtgccaccttacaaccacaaagctaaatgttatttattgagattttaagtgatattaatagatttttttatcaaataaaaatctgaaatgtgtgaCATGCCATAGTATTTAGCCCCCTTTATTCCGAAAGCCCTAAATAAAACACAGTGCAATCAGTTGTCTTCAAAGGTCAATTAAGTCAATAGAGTCCAGATGTGTAATTTAAGTTTCAGTATTAATACACCTGTTGATACACATCTAAATAAAGAGCCAGAATTACAGTGAGTGGTTTTGAAAGACATTCTGTTTATTCAAAAGTAACAACAAACATCAGGAAACAAAGCTAATGCAGAAAACATACCACGTGTCTTTAAGGTGAACATTTTTCTTCATATTCAACCAATAAGCATAAAACAGAACAATATCAATAAACCCAATATACTTACTAAGAACTACTGTCATAAAGAGTAAAGTCTGATGAAACCAAGATGATTTCACCAATCACTAACGTTCATAGCAAccataataataaatcatataagAACAAATGTCACTTTGGACTAATGTCAAATAATGGACTGTGACCTTCAAAGCAACTCACTTAAAGAAATACTTCAGCATTTTTCAAGCTAATCTCCATCTACTGCTGTCGTTTTATACCACCTATTACCACAGATGGTGGTTTCCCAGCACTTTGCATTTTCCTGTactaaaaaaagaacagaaaaacgACTGATTTTAAATTCACCGTctgtaaaacaaaacagaaacaaacagggACATTTTTACGTCTGTGGACTATCAGGGGTTTTCCTTTAAAAATACGGATTATGGACTTTAATAATTCTGTATAATTAAATGGTTAAATGTACACAAAGTCATTCAGAGTTTACATCAGTGGTAAATAGAATCAACCATATGAATGAGTTATTTCTCCAGAAGCTACATCAAATAGAGTTATTTACCCAAATTGttcatatatcaaccatttcttcCTTTTGGAGGAAGTCAGTTATTTTTAactattgtgtgtttttattttaatcaccCTTATAAACGAAAACATATAAGTGTAAATGAAGCacaatttagtttattaatgtaaatatttgtccaaattaaatgttaaaataaacaataactgATTTCCTCCAAAAGGTAGaaattatttttggttatttgttatAAGGGTAAATATACGGTAccgtttaatttaattaaatttaatataatgttttttttttccttttttttaatggtatGTTAATATTCAAGACGCCAAAAGTATGAAGGAATAAATAAGGAATTATGTAAAAAGTATGTTTTCTCATAGTTctgatgtctttaatatgaatgtgtatgtaatgtagataataataaaaaaaacattacatgatATATAACTACATGCAGGGGACTAAGCTGTAAAATAGTCCCCACATTTCTCTAAATTTAAAATAACTACAATTACAATTTCACAACAAAAACCTTTCTAAATGGCTTTGTGtacattaataaaattaaatacaggaattaaataattaataaagctGGTGGAATTCCCCTTCAACATATACATACACCGAACCACAAACATTCTCGAGACAACTGAAACACGATCCTGGACCGGATCACTGTTTTCCCAGAATGTAATACAGTAAAGTTAAATAGAATCAGCCGTGGCTTTTAATACGTCCGCTATCCTCACCTCACACAGGCTTAGAGAACTGAAGCCTGACGAATATCCAGTACAGTGCACCAAATAAAAACCTACAGTATGAGGCTAGTCAGTAGACAGtataacgattagtcgatataatcgacaatgttgattaattaaatttgtcgactaccaATTCCACTGTTGACTAATCTTTAATTTGTAACAGTccagcattacacaaagtgctggggacagaaacgcaaTAGTAGATGTGCAAACAGCTCACTCAAACTCCAAAAGTGTTTGAGTGAGATTACAgattgactaccaaaataatcatcagttgcAGCCCCAATATGTTGTAGGTGTGATCTTGTTATTAAGActgaacactgaccagtgttctactcagtgctcatggcaaggctaagTAAATAATGGGAATTggagagagaggtctgatagAGGGTGACAGATGGAcgagacattccatttctgaagttgtgtggctATTTAACGTTTCTTAATCTATAATGTTACAtgtgtactaggggtgggcggtatggccctaaaataatatgggGTTAGTGCATCATTTTTAGCTTTAAAAGAAGATTTTGACATGTCTAAAGCCATTTTTGCTTTGAAGAACCTTCAGACCTTCTTTAAACTTGTTAAAACATTCTTCGCACTCACTAATTTCTATTGCAAACATGTTATTTTATGGAATGGAATcaaatgtgttattttttaatGGCAATACTCTAAGAACCATCTGAAGCACTTATGTTTTTAAGACTGTAGGTTAGGGTTGGAGCTCATCTCTCTCTGCAGGGTGGGAGATCACCAGGTTCAGCACGACCACGACTGGCCTTATAGTTTTGGTATTTATTTGGGACACAGCTTTAGGTCTCCTTTCagtgccatttaaaaaaaaaaaaaaaccctcctcaGGGTGGTAGATCCTCACAATTAGAACTGGACCTGGTTCTAATCTACAGTGTTTTAGGCTTTTCCAGACATCATTAGTAGCTCATTAGTAGTACATTGTCTAAGTCTAGACATCCCAAATTTGTAAATTTAGGTGGAGTTATTATGGTTTGCCTGGGGTACTTTCCACCACAGACCAAAAGCAGTGCGATTACATTCACTTTTGGGCCTACAGGTCAAAAAGAAACATTCAGGAACTTTCTCAGTCCAACCAGGTTCCTCCTCCTGACCACAATGAAATGAGCACCACCGCAGAGCAACCACAAATACTACGGCCAAGTGAGATGGAGCACGACACTGTAAACACCACTGAGGAGATAAGAGGAGCTGAAAGGTGCAGTACATGTACTCTGAAGCTGTGGAACATGTGCAGTACAGCATTGGACCACTAAGATACCAAGAAGCCCACTCTGAAGGGCTTTGGGGTGCTCTGTGTTTTGTTCTGTGTGCTCATATCGCATACTCACATCTTAAGCTCTGATGTTTTTAGCGTAGGAAGGTACGAGTGGGCAAAGATGCAgccctgcaaacacacacacacacacaaacacacacatactgaagGTTACCTGGGCATAGATATTAAACATGACCACAAAGCCTCGGTACACCATAGTGAAGAGCAGGTAGTGAAGAAGGTCCACCCGACTGGAGAGACTGGGGCTTTGGATCCTGCTTTCAAGAAGCATCTGACGGGATGTGCTCCTCAAAGCCCTCACTCTCTCGCACCAGCGCCCTCTCCAGGATGACCCGTCCCTCTTTGTAGCGCTGGCTGTCCTCTGTGGCAAACTCGTAGATCCAGCCCAGCTTACTGTTGCAGTTCTTACAGCTAACGTCTCGCACCATGTGCCGTCCCGTCAACATCACGCGATCCTGTACCTCGCTGTACTGCAGATTCACCACCTTGTAGCAggaaacaacaacacacacacacacacacagacagttaaATGGATGGACATTAAGCTTATAAATAACAGATGTTCACTTAAATctggatattttttaaaaatgccgTTTTCAGTCACTGAAAATGGAGCTTGTCGAAAGGTGGAGAAAATTTTGAAAACTCTGCTACCAGCAGAGCTGTGTGGATGGGGAAAACAACGGTTTCCGAAAATGCTGATTGCACACAGCATGTCAGccttagatttaggttatgttctCTCTACAATTTGCAGTTTAATAATATTATGTTCTAagcttaatttaatgttactATCACATTACCTAACACAGTGGAggcagtaaaatgtaaaatgtgctgtGAGCAGTTTTTTCCAATCCTCCTGTCTGGAGATAAAAACCTTGCCGTGAATGGATATTCTAGACCTGGTCTAAACGAACAAGCACCTGGttggacaattaaaaaaaaagttgtagttGTTGCTGAGTGGGGAGAAAACGTCCGAATGTCTAGGAAATGCTTCTACCTTGCTTTGAAGGGAAATAAACTGTTATTAGATCGCCTGTGGATGTTTATTTCaacgtttttaaatgtttttttttttatgtgtggacagggacattaaaaaataaataaataaataaataaataaataaataaagaatgctgCTTATGtggacaaaaatgtttttaaatacacagacaaaaaatataaaaaaaaaaaaaaatccataattgtgtggacggggcctaaGACACATTGCAATGAGCTAACTACTTATCAGGAAGTTTAATCACAGCTTTGGATTGGTTTAGTTATAGCATTAatttcattttaacagtgtgTCAGCTGATTAGGTGAAGAAGGAAGAATGGGCCTGCCCCCACATGCGACATGCCCCCGGTGAGTCTGGGCAAGTCATTTATAGGCTGCAGAGGCAAGGACTGACCCACATCATAGACTAAAGCTATTGTGCTTGTTTACGTCTATTCTGGATTGTTGGAGGCTATTATCTAATATAGGTGGGCATTTGAGTTCACTTATTGAATGGTTCTGACTGCCCCTGGGACATGTCACAAGTGGTTTTTCCACATTTCTTCCTTGTCAACCTTCATAAATAGTCTCTTTCTGCAAgtgttgaagaaaaaaaaacgcacaGTGCTCTTAGTTTACCACTCTATGATATTTTAACTGATTTACCACTTACTGTGTAGCATGATGTCCTGTGGTGCTAATTTTGTGGTACATCTATGCACTAAACATTGCATCATTACTGAATGTAAGCGGACAGATACAGATGTTTGTGCTTCAGCAGCAGAGTCTCTTCCAAGCAGTAAACAaagtgaggacacacacacaagagGGCACTTAAGGCTTGATCTGGATTAAATGTTTGTATACTGGTCgtggtgtgtgtatgtctgtgtttaTATTAACAGGTGCAGATACATGCCTTGTTGAACAGGAAGGCCCTGCCTGTGGCTCCAGTGAACCGAGTTGAGATGAGCTCAGAGCGATTGGTCAGGATGGTGTCGCAGTTGGCGCAGGAGAAAAGCCGCGTGCCCCCGATGTGGTCCAGGAAGATTCGACCCATGGCTTGTTCCTCAGTTCTCACAGACCTGCAGACATTAAACGGCACATTTGGAATGATGCCCATGCATTCACTGAATAAAACAAGGCCTTCCatacaggcctgtcacaataattatattagtgACTTATCCTATAGTATATGTAACCTCACACATTTCTGCAGACCTCAATATTATGACACACTGTGATTTTACTTAGCAAAGAGAAACcattaacatgaatgagctggtgtgtcaatttaaaaaaaacatttattttttttataagcatTTTATATTTGGTTTATTTATATAGGACATTGAAGCATTTTTATATTCTGATTGCAACAGCTTCATATTTGaaactattaaaaatactttGTTTGTCCAAAGCAATTTGTAATTACATATTATGCAACAATATCGTTTATTATAGTACATGCAATTGTATTTGTTTCCCGTATCTGTACTTCACTTTAGTATTTAGGTATATAAATTTTTCATgactttcctttataaatcattggttgttaagATCAGCAATTCCAGGTAAATATATCAtagagcagatgaacacagtaatatttgagaagtgaaatgaagtttatatgtTTAACAGAAAGAgtgcaatgatttttttttaaacagaattagacaatataaacaaaatacatatatactgcaatattaaccaatacaggaattttcaccagatttttccagaagtcaataatccaatataatatgatattaatAATTTCCTTTGTGTACTGTAGATTGTTGAGAAGTTTAAATGATATTTGGTAGATGTGCTGAAAACTATAAAATTAACAATTCACAAAAAAAGTATGTCTCAGTTTAGCATGATGAACCTAAACATCAACATTAAATGGGCACTAAACCTACTGAATTTTGCTGACTCCACTCTcagttaaaatttaaaaaagacaaaaaaaatgggaggggtagttttggAGGGtcacttggtgatgtatgggtttaggggcagggcaggagggagactTGATTGACTGAGCTGTAGCAGCAGtgtctctgatagcggtgagatgcagatggttggacatcagcagggggacagtaatatttttttctatataattttattccaatttttttctccccaatttacacggccaactacccaacccactctcattaggactcccccgatCACTAGTACCAAAGTACACGAAGACATCATTCACACGtacagcacagctgaacctgagagggcgctgcagagcggaaattaccaaaataaaagccttttatttttaagtttaggaaatgtttataaaaaattaagcaggactggtatgtgtTATTACTATTAACGaatacatttcagctattaaaaaaaaaaaaaggcttttttaagATTGGGCTTAAATTATCTGACCAAATAAGAAACCCTGGGGGATATTTTACAGTACTACTGTCCAGGATTAAGTAactaaaagcaaagaaaaagcttTATTTCGATtacatagctagatagctagctagaaaGCTAAAACCCAGAGTTCAGCTTTGTCTAACTGAAACCAACAGGCTTGGCTAAAACCCCACACTATCTCCCCTCAGAGCTGCTCCTGCCACGTCTACAGACAactcaacataaaaaaacacataaaaccacaTAAGAAAACATTAGCAACCTTATTTAAACCTTTACATGTAATAAACTCATCAGAATTGGGTAAATGAATGAAGTGCTGCTGCATTATCTGCGTTATATATAACTACTTTAGCGTTAACCACAGGCTTTAGTACAGCTACGCTGCAGCAGCTGCTGCGGATACAACCTTTTCTTTTGACGTTTTCACCACAAAACCCAGCCAAGTCTTACCCTCCTTCACTGTGGTAGAAATAATACACGTAATTTCTTCCTATCTAGCCGCCGGTGGTGAGTTCTGGTCGATTTTAAAGTCGTTTTTCAGAGATGAAGCCTCTACATGCGCCTCCGctgcttctctctctgtctctgttgtttatatttttctgctaCAGCTGTCTCTCAGCAGCGCTGTCAACATCCGGGCATGTGGTGACGTAACGTACAGCCGGAAAGCATAgcgctgtagtttttttttattaaactttttttatttattttgttttttttagaatatatttgATAACAAAATGCATTGTATTTAAAcgattattaaaaaaactaattacacaaaaaaaaaacatccataacATGCCTTCATTTACTGACCACTTTATTTGAAACtgctatatatatacagctctggaaaaaaaataaaagaccacttaaaaattatgattttttttttattttaccaaataaaataataataaaaaaaacctctgaaatataatcaaaactttataaatattaacttgttttctttgcactatttagctctgcatattttttgtttggGCAAAaatgtgtctgtagtttatagagtaaaacaacaatgttcattttacacaaacataaacctataaatagcagtcTATTTATTTATGAGTCTGATTAAATCTGTCTTTGGTAGATTTGCTAAAGagtataaaatgaaaaaagtgtttgtttgaaAACAGTAATGTGGTGACGAATAGCCAAAAAGCAGAGTGCTGtagtttttgtgcttttttaatattttttctttatttaaacgaATATAA encodes the following:
- the LOC103045954 gene encoding protein yippee-like 5 encodes the protein MGRIFLDHIGGTRLFSCANCDTILTNRSELISTRFTGATGRAFLFNKVVNLQYSEVQDRVMLTGRHMVRDVSCKNCNSKLGWIYEFATEDSQRYKEGRVILERALVRESEGFEEHIPSDAS